The Coprococcus phoceensis genomic sequence TCCTGAGCCAGGATCAAACTCTCGTTAAAAGTGTTTGTTCCGGTTCAGATAACTGCTAGCTATCTTTCCCTTTACTGTTTTAGGTTGACATTTTCATGTCTGTTCTGAATTTTTCTCTTTTAAGAATCTTTCAGGGTTATCTTGTCATCTGTTGTTTAATTATCAATGTTCTTTGTTTTTGTTGTCTTACGACAGCTATATTAGATTACCACATCTTTCAGAGCTTGTCAACAACTTTTTTAAAGTTTTTTATTTTTTATTTTAATGCTCTTTTTTCAAAGCGGAGAAAGAGGGATTTGAACCCTCGCGCCGGTTGCCCGACCTACACCCTTAGCAGGGGCGCCTCTTCGGCCTCTTGAGTATTTCTCCGAATTGTTTTTTGATATGATATTCACATTGCTCTCCTGCAATGCAAAAGTTATTATACTAGAGGATTTTACAAATGTCAACGGTTTTTTTAACTTAATTTTCATATTGACTCAATTCCTTGTTTTTATTAAGGATTTCAGGCATTTTATTTTTCTTTGTAATCCTCATATCTTGCCATAATATATAGATAATCAGACAGTCTGTTCATATATTGCATTGCTTTCTTATCCACATGATATTGAAGTTCTACCCTTTTAAAGCATCTTTCTGCACGCCTTGCAACTGACCGCGCGACATCTAGACGTGCGGATGCTTCACAGTCACCGTAGAGAATGAATTTCTTTTCTCTTGGAAATGCATTTTCTATCTTATCAATTTGGCTTTCAATATAAGTAATTTGCTCATTGTTTACTCTAAAGTCTGCATTCGCAGAGTCTG encodes the following:
- a CDS encoding cob(I)yrinic acid a,c-diamide adenosyltransferase, producing MKLYTGTGDTGMTSLLNETKVSKADDRIELLGTIDELSSNIGLAKVVVKEEQKRELSAIQQVLLTVMAGIADSANADFRVNNEQITYIESQIDKIENAFPREKKFILYGDCEASARLDVARSVARRAERCFKRVELQYHVDKKAMQYMNRLSDYLYIMARYEDYKEK